The sequence below is a genomic window from Brettanomyces bruxellensis chromosome 9, complete sequence.
TATGAGGAGGAAGGTGCTTGTACGAGTGGCAGAAAAACTTCAAAAGCCGTCCACTGCCGGACTTAAAACAGTCAGCGGAACCTCTAATAACATATTTGTAATAATGACACCATGGAATGCAAGATTATTCACCGAGAAATACAACTTTATATATAAGCAACGCAAGAGACATGACATGAATGTGTTGGATCAAAACAGTTTAAAACATTATACAGAGAAATGGCTTCCGTTATATGAGAGTGAATTACAATGGGAAGCTCGAATGgcaggggaaaaaaaaaagcatgacTTTGAGGAACTGTCAAGTGAATGGCATGAGGTATTCAACTCCTGGAACAAGAGAATTTTAGATGCATCGAATAAGATAGAGGATGACACAAAGGATTACAACCGCCGACAGTATTGCTTATATCAAAAGCTGAAGCCAAAATTTGACATCTTGTACAGTGCATCCCAATTCAATATGAAACGACTTGAAAGAGTAATTAAGGCTAAACAGGTTGGCGCATACACAGATATTGTTGGTGATAATCTTGGCGAGCTCATGAAAGCACATTACTTTAGAGACCCATGccagaaaagcagaagtcAAATGTGGGGTCTTCGAAATatcaaataatatatttgttcaTAGATAGGGATCTTCGAAAATGCATTATATTTAGTTTAACGATCTCAACTTATCGAGATgattttcattatcatgCTTGTATGTAGTATCCGATTCCTGAGGACCttccttttcaaagatTTGAATGTTTTTTGCagcatcatcattcttgGAAATACCACCATTTACTCCGCTGTTTTTGAgttcatattcttctttttgttcgtTTGTAagtatttcatcatctatTCTCATTTTGTCCATTAGCTTCATGAGTTCACGTACAGCCGGTGTCTCTTCACCATTCTCCGTCTTCTCCTTCACTTCGAAATATTCTTCTAGTAGGACAACCGAGCTTTCTGGCGTTTCTGTCGCAAATTTAGGCTTGTTCATTTCAGTTCTCATGAACAATGCCTCGGAACTTAGTTGATGACGGTAAAACTCAGATGCTTGATAATGTCGCTTGCAACAAAAGCGTGATGTGTAATAGTGTGGCATCTTAAGCTTGATCAAAAGCTGATTGACTTGCTTTGGCTTGATTTGCGACGAGTTATGATATTTGCATAAAGGATATCCACAATAGTGGTTTGTCACACGTTCTATCACCAAGTCGTCGTATGCCTTCCTAGAAAAATACCTTGAGAGTAGTTTTAGTGTGTCTCTGTCACAGTTACCCTCCATTAACCTTTCAGTAATTCGAAATGTCAATGTGTTAGCTTCTTTCGGGGTTAGAAGCGATTTATCGGCATAAGGACTTAACAGTgcattaaatttatttagtCTGAACGTAGAGTCATCATTTGATGTATATTTTCGTAATTTGTTCATACTGGCATTCATTGTTATTACTCGATCATAAATCACCAATAGTACGTgcctttttgaaaagaaaatatgttCTAAGATGGCATTGAAGTTTTTAGTTTGTGATCCAATCTATTATCTTCCAAATCACATTCATTGGCTTTCTTAggcttttaatttttttttttattcatccGCATACTTTACCTCCAACCCGGTTTTCAACGAATAACATTCGTAGAATTCTTCTATTAGATGTCACACATACAGatttcttatttatatttcttGGCATATCTTCAATTATTATTACAGATAGTTAATTCATAGAAGATCAATGACAGATGAAAGGAAAGATCAAACTCTGGAAAAATGTGGATGTCCTAAAGAAAAGCCAACATCTATAGATATCCTGTCATATTCAACTTCAATTGATGCATACTGTGAAAATAAGTTGACACCCAGAAAAAGTGTGGACTCTGCAGTGAGCTCTAACTTTCCTTCAAAATCATATCACCGTGCCAAATATAGATTTATGCGATCAATTGTAAATATCAAGAATGTTTATCATAATGTTGTTAAGGCTGATTTTAAAGAAATGTTCAATACTGAGTTTGGACTACCTGAAGAAGACAGTAGTGACAAAATACCTGCTGCAAGTTCCGGTAAATCTGCTCTCTCTGGAAGCTCAGAACTGTTACTTTCTTACGTAAAAACACCTTTTAGGTTAGAGGGTTTTATGCTATTGGGGTTAACATACAGTTTGATTGTTTTACTCAAATGGTTTGCAGTTGTGCCCTCTAGGTTTCTTACATATAGTATATGTGCTTTGCGATCAGTTGTCAAGGACAAGAATGTGCGGACTTCCCTTTTAACAAGCAATCATTGGTCCAGTATTAACAAATATAAGAACGATGCAATATTTGTTCTCCTAACTATTTTTTCGCTATTAATGCTCACTGGTCTTGACGAAAgtaaaatatatcataAGGTCAAATCAGGGACATCAATgaaactttattttatgGTTGGTCTTCTTGAAATAGCAAATAAGCTACTTAGTGCAGTTGGTCAGGACATTATTGAATTGCTATTTAGAATCAGCATATTAAAGCTTACAAAAGATAAAAGGATCCGTTTTGTTCACCATGCTCTGCTCAAATTCGTGCTGGTTGCGCTTTTATCAATTCTTTATCTTACATTTCATTCTATCATAATGGTTTACCAGGTTATGGCACTTAATGTTGCTGTTAATTCTTATTCAAATGCTCTTTTAACTCTTATTCTCTCTAGCCAGTTCAGCGAATTGAAAGGATCTGTTTTCAAACGAATCGAACGAGAAGGATTATTCCAGCTGGTCTGTGCAGACCTAAATGAAAGATTTATGTTATTCACCATGCTTTTGGTTATATCATCCAGAAATATGCTTCAGCTTGTTTCAAATGGAGCTTCACTTTCTAGCTTATTTGATAATCTTAAGCCGAATTCATGGTATTCAGATCTCACCTTCTCAAAATCGCTTAATGATTGGATCGGCTTTTTAGTAGGTCCCTCTTTTGTCGTAATCGGCTCCGAAATATTGGTCGATTGGCTGAAGCACACATatatcatcaaatttaatAAAATCAGACCACGCGTATACCGAAAATATGCTAGTGTTTTGGCTAAGGATTATCTTGCCGATTTTGAGTTTTCCCATTCTGATGAACAAGATAATCATCCCATTACAAAGGATATTCCTGAgatattaataaaaagaacCGGTCTTCCTGTATTCACACTTTGTGTGGTACTATTTAAGATGACAATATTCCCCTGGATGGGATTTGTTGTGGACTCTgagaatatatttttatctgtTCTATTAGTGATCATGATTCTAATTTTATGTTCCTTTCTTACAATATGTTTTAAAATGGTTCTAAGTTTGATCTTGGCTGAATTCTGCAAAACTTTCGTCAGTCTCAAAACTTCAGGGCATATAAAAGAGGATTATTTTCCGGGAAACCCAAATGTTCATCTATCAGATGCTTCAGATGTCCGTAATGAGTTTTATGAGGCGGGAGAAACTATTCCGTTGTCTTTagaagataaaagaaaagaaagaatcaagaaggatgatgatgataaattgGACTCTGTAACAAGATTTGAGATGGTGGGGAAAAGGATATGGTAAAATGATGTCATGAAGTTACGCATATATCtttaaaattatatatCGACGAAAAGCTTTACATGTTCTGATAATGTTTGTAATAACTATATCAAATAAGATATAATATGAAATCTAAGAGATTAGGCATTCACCAGTTAGATAATGTCTGATAAGTAGTGTATATCATCATAATAACCCCAGTGATTATTATTGTATAGTTTGTTATTTGACTGATCAGGCCTATTTTTCTGAAGCATTTGAGGTAGAGCATTGATGGATAAACGTAAATTAGAGGGACGCATGTGAAGCTTCCAATAAGAGAAACAAATCGATCAAGATTTGAAGATCCAAGATATGCAATCAAACAGGTCATTATGACCATGAACAATcgtaatatattttttagcCATTTGATCTTGTTACTAACCTTTCCCGAAATAAGGCCTTCATCGTTAACAATGTGCTTCACATAATGAGCGGCCGATTCAGCCGTCGGTGGAGTTCTAGTTGGTGAAATATCACGGTATTCTGTTTCGGGAGATATGACAGATTCATATGATTGTGGATTTGTGTTTATTAACGAAGATAGAGCCTCTGACTCCCTGCGAATTTTCTTCGtccatttctttctatctTTATGAAACAGATACCTCTCAACAATTTTGATAGCTGGAAATAGTTGAATTGGAGCAGAAAGCAATATTGCAATTGTATAAAGAAGCTGTATGGTAAATGAAGCAGCGTTCTGCCTGAAGTTCATTAGAATCACTGTTTTAACTTTCTCACCAAAGCTCAAATATGCCAAAGATGGTAACGTCACAAAAACTATTGTGGTAATCACTATCACAGCAAACAATATACTGTCAAACTTCTCCGGATGGCTCATCGACTCCTGGATTGGTATTAATAATCCGATTCCCTCATATGCAAAAACAGCCGTGCCTATGAAAACCGGCCAAGTATCTGGTTTAAATAATGATGTTTCAGCAATACCATTCACTGCAAGGTGATAAGATGATTCAAAGTAGATGTACAGTAACCCAAGAAATATGAAGAGATCAGCAATAAGCGCAGTCACTCCTAATTTTCCGATTTTCCTTGTAAAGGAGATGGGTATGAAAATAAGTGCTTGAAGAGCAATAAATAGACCTATGCCATATGTGCCATTCCCCAACGTGTCTGCCAAATATTTGAGGTTCTCCGCGACAAATACAGTATATGTACTAGCGAATCCCACCTGAGACAATGCAattgaaatcaaaattAAAAGTTGGCATCGAGGTCCAaaaatcttctttccaGCTTCACCATAGCCCTTAACTCCCACAGTACGAGTAATATTGATTAAGATAACGAAGCAGTAATATGAGACAACAGAGAATGCAAGTATTAAAAGATTGCAAAACAAGAGTCCACCATTCGAGTACGATTTCGGTAGGAAAACCACACCAGTACCAATGAATGCTTttaaaaggagaagaaatgaCTTTGCCGTGCTGgtttttcctcctttcttCTCGGATAACGTCTTCAATTTCATATGATTGCGTCTGTGATGTTTCCTCTTTGGCGTTATCCCCATTGCTTTGTTCACAGAATCCGTACGAACAATGGCACCGGGAATTTTACCCGATGTTCCCAATGAAGGAGATGATGCTCTTCCACGACGAACGGTTGCAATTGCTGATGTATAGAAGTGTGAAGGCGAACCTAATGGTGTTATCTCGTTAGGGTTTACGGATGAATTCTCATCTAACGCTTGCTCATTGTCGCTAGCGAGAGCTTGCTCATAGCTGCTTAATGATGTTGTTTCATCCGAGCTCTCTCCACTTACAGAACTGTAGTCTTGCTGGCCTGTCTGATCTATCGGCCTTCTATGAATGTGTTTTTCCTGTTGATCTTCACTTTCCTCGTCCTCAAGGTCTTCACCTGCAAAATGTCCATACATAgcaagaaattcaaaaaaatttctggTCAAAAAGTCCTGTTTCTTTCTATGTTCACGTGGTCTGTATCTCTGTCTTCTACGCTCGCTTGTAAAGCTCCTTCTAAACCCCCCTGGAACAAGCATATCCTTCACTGACATGTGATCATCATTCCGCAAAGGTGATTCCTGAGTTGTGCCCTCAAGGGGATTGGCACCACTAATAGTACTTCCAGAACTAACCACTCGACGAAGAGcctgtgcttttttttgattgttCACCCACTTATATATTCCACGAGTAACATCACCACCTTTCAGCTGGAGTGAGTCAAATTGTGGTTCCGGTTTTGGAGATTCTGTATCACCCTTTTTCTGATTAGCGCTTTGCTTTGATATCTCAGACTGCTGTACCAAATGGCTCTCCACCGATTTGAGCAATCTGGGGTCTACCAGAGAGCCGTGATTTATTGATTGGGTATCGAATGTTTGGAAACTTGAACTCACTGTTTCACCTTTCTCATCTCTTTCATTTGTTAATGAGTTTGATATCTGACTGCTTAGAAGACTATGATGGCTCACTTTACTTCCTCTCCGATCCCATTCTGTTCCTTTCAACTTTATTCCTACATTTACGTCCTTATTCTTAATGGATGTGATATGTGCTCCCGAACTCACACTTCCTGGAACAGAATATACCTCTTTAAATCCACCAGCAATTGTTAGTGGATGTGAATTTTTTACATCAACTTGTGTACTCCTCCGCTTTGTATCGATTTCCTTTCCTGATTCAGTCATATCCAATGCATCGCTTGAACTTCTTAGAGGTGCTGATATTCGGTCCTTGTTTACCACATATTTTGCAGAAAAGTTTCCACTAGCAAAAAGATTCTCCTGTTTATCAGCACCTTGTCTGAATGATTTCACTGTTAGGTTCTGATTAGTCAAAGGGCTTGAATTATCGTCAGTTTTATTCTTGTCCCCGCTGCCTGACAATGACGACATATTCAGAATTGGTTTGACCGCTTCAGTTGTCAACACTGTATTTTCCTTATGTAAGTTCAAATAGCAGCTTAGAATAATAGTACGTTTCCTTGATTGAACTTAACACCTGCTTAATAATCATCTAATTGACTAGGCAACAAAATACCTAATTTCCCCACCTCCTCGTATTTGacagcaacagcaaaaaaataaaaaaaataaaataaaaaataggtATCGTTAAAAAGCCGATCTCCTTCCTTCATTGCAATACAATCTCGCACTGTTACACGTCTCTAATCAATTACTTCCAATTGTTCTAAAAAATGCGGTTAATACATCGTTTACGTATGTTATTGAAGAGCTATTTACGATCGCATATGTTTCTAAATTTTGCAGCTTGTTAGCGCAGACAGTAGTTCCGAATCTGGATGGATAGGAAAAGCCAAATTGTCTCTGTGAACAACATACTCAGAATCTGAGTATTCAAGCTTGGAACCAATATCGCAACTTTGAAGCCCTTTAATTCTATCTATCTCCGTTGAGGAATAGTTGGGACGACCTTTTCCAATTGGGTAGGTTCCCTTTGACCGGTCAAACTTTCCTTGATCGTCCTTGAAGCCTAGTTTAATCTGAACGCATtccatttgatgaaatgtTCCCTCGACAGCCAGAACACCTGCAGGTAAAAGGCCTGCTCTTTTATGCCTGGTTATGGCCCTGTAGCATCCAAGATCCACGATAAGTGCTCCCTGTGGCTTCAGCCCATGCAAAAGCCAAAATTGcctattttttattgtattcTTTGGTTGTCCAATAAATCTGGTATGCATTGGAACGTGActttccttcatttttgttaaCTCGTCGGCATTTTCCACCCCAAACTCTTGAGGGTCTTGAATAGGAAAAGTTTTATCCGATTCCCTAAGGTTTTTGTCTTCTTTGCAACTGTACTTCACAATCTTTAGCATGTTCTGAGGTGTTTTGGAGTTACAAATTACCGTCGTAACACCTGCATTCGTTGCTAGATCGGCGGCAATCAATTTAGTCTTCATTCCACCCGTACCAACACTCGAACCCGCTGATTTAGTATTCACGTCTAAACTgttcatatttttcacaaGTAACACAGGTCTGGCATCAGGATTAAATCGTGGATTGTCTGTATATAAACAGTCAACATCTgtcaaaagaaacaaaaaatctGCGTTACACATTCCAGCAGTGATGGCCGAAAGTGTATCGTTATCACCGAATTTGATTTCCTGAGCAGAAATAgtatcattttcattaacGATCGGAATGATGTTCATATCTAGCAATTCTTTGAGGGTATTTTCGGCATTCTTGAACTGGGAAAAGTCCATTATATCATTTCTTGTTAAAAGAACCTGGGCAGTTGTCTGATTTAAATGAGAAAAGAGTTCATCCCACATCGAAATAAGTTCACCTTGCCCGATAGCTGCAAGTGCCTGCTTTGCtgccaatttttttggtttacTTTCTATTTTCAGCTTATTCATACCAACAGCAATAGCTCCGGAAGAAACAAATACTATACGATGTCCTTCTCTCCGAAGTTTCACCAATGTTTCCACTAGAAGCGACATGTTTGCAATCCTTGGTTCTCTGGTATGCTCATCAACGATTGATGATGAGCCTAATTTCACAACAATAGTAAAATGTTCTGCTTCGTTTGTCATTTTTATAGTGTATATTTTCACCGCTACGGCGTCTCTTAGTTGAGTTGATGGGCCTTCCTCTCCTGACGTTCTGCTGTCTTTCTTTAACTTTGTCGAATACGAGTATAATAAATCTCGACGAAATGACTAACTAACCTGAACGAAACGGCCcgaaaaaattgatttcAGTTTCTCGGCTCAAGCATTTGTGGGCACATCTCTACACCATATAAGACAATGTTATGACGCGTTTTCCATAACTACCCTAacgttgaagaagatgataatgatgacgATGTCTCCACAGTTTGTTGATTGCTCATTTCCTGTTCATCTGTCGTATCCATTCCGGGGCTTGGATTCGGGCCACATCCCACTATTGATGCATCGACTCCCTGATTGACCGGAAGACTTTTGTCCGTATGAAATGGTTGTCTACACATTGGACACAACCCTCTTGAGGTATCTGTTTCAAGCCATTTCCAAATGCAGTGAAGATGAAACGCATGGTGACACATCCCAACAACTATTTTTGTGATTGGTTAGTATTGTTATTCTTAAAGTAAACTACAGTATATCCATGAAATATGCTTACCTATAGGGCATTGATCCCCGGGATATTTGCAGGCAGGACAAGCACCATCAAATGGTACACGGCAAATACCACAAAGCTCATCTTCAGGAACGTCCCATTTCCATGAATAAATTCCGTATATCTGGTCAACCTGAATCTTCATGATATGATATCCTTCTGAGGTTTATTTGTCCCAATTCGAGCCAAGTGCACTGAATTCACACACCCAATAAAATTTACTCTCTTGTTTATTTGAATTGATGGTATATATACCTTCTGAAATTAAGCTCTGTTTTTTATTGGGCAAACCTTCGAATTTCTCTCATAGTCTTGTTATCAACTTATACTTTTTTGAGAATTGTGCGTTTTGTTCAAGATCAAGGCAGTGCACAtctgcaaaaaaatattttcccttaataaaaaaaagaggtgAAAAGTTTCACTTTAAGTTATTACAAGAATCTTTAGATTATTTGGACAtttataaaatatttaaaactTGTATAGCACAAATACATCGAATAATGGTTAAAAAGTGGATTGATAAGAAAAAGGCATATAATTTTGCGGTGGTGCATAGATCGCGTGAGGATCCGCTTTATTATGATAATGATGCAAATGATGCAGTTCTTGTGCCGATAAATAATACCAACAAGAAGagatcaaagaaaaatattcgTTTGGAGAATAAAACGGAATTAGAAGAGGAAGTTTTAAAGAGTGAAAAGAATGTTAGGTCGAATGAGGGTGAGGCAGCTTTTTTTGGCATACCTTTCGATGATTCTAAGTATGATTATATGAAACATTTGAAGCCTATAAAGCCATCTGTGAACAGTGTTTTCATCCCAAAAAATGCCACTACTGTTAATAAAAATAGTGAAGGACAGTTCAAACTTAAATTACCACAAGAGACCCTCCCATCAAAAGAAGTCAAATATGATTACCAGAGACAGCAAGGAATTCCTGATGAAATTAGTGGTTTTAAGCCTGACCTTAATGCAGATGTTCGAGAGGCTTTGACGGCTCTGGAGGATGATGCCTATCTTGATGACACGCAGGATCAAGATGACACCGATGTTTTTGGTATTCTCTTaaatggaaagaagcaagaaagtTTGACGCTTGATCAATATAACAAGcttgaagagaaagagatgcAAGAAAAGACAGACGAATGGGATTTAGATGATTTCAACGAAGATTCCGGTGTACAAGGAGAAGTTTCACAAGGAGATAACTTTGATTGGGAAAAAgatttcaaaaagtttaaaCAAGTGCAGACAAGTGGGAAAGTTGGTAATGGCTGGAACACTGATGACGAATTTGATAGTGATGAAGGTGTAGAAAGTGAGGAGCAGGATGTCGTTGGTGAGCTTCCGAACATActaaataaagaaagcaggtccaaaagcaagaaggtcaaaagaaagaaaggtGCGATGACGGACACATCATCCTATTCAATGTCATCTTCGGCGCTTTGTAGGACTGAACAGTTGAGTATTATAGATGATCGTTTCGAtgtgatgaagaagaaatatgaccggaatgataatgatgaagaaggtgaagagcaaccttttgatttcaaaaatgagcGTTCTGACTTTGCGTCCATGGTGGATGACTTTTTGGACAATTATGAACAGAAAGGTAAGAGGATAGTGAAGAAGGACAAAGAAGTGGAGAAGATTAGAAATGCAGCCGATACTGTTTCCAAAAGTAAGCTTGCACAACGTCGGCGGAGgcagaaggaaaagagaggTGTCTTTTCTCTTAAAGGATTAAGTAATGATATGGgaaacttgaaaatatgAGCTAAGGGTTTGAGGATTAATTTATTATACCCGAGACGGAATAAAATTGCATTGTGTGCAAAATAAatgctttgtttttgtAAAGTGATACAAACCTATTTCAATTTGGTATCATAAGTAACTTTCAGGATGATCctatattttgttattcCAAAACATCATTGGGTGTAAAGCTAATTCTTTACAGAGAACTGATTTGTTAGAAGTTAAAAACCAAAGAAGTTATCATATAAGATAAAGGaaagcaaaatatgatGGGAATTTTTCACACCAATAAATGCCCATATTCTTGTTCTTTTAAGAAAATTTAGATACCGATTAGACGCGATATAATGTTTTAGATGTTCTCAACCAATACattacatatatttttcattacGTAGTCTACCTAAGAAAGTTTTAATAAACTCCTGttcctttttaaaaaaaagtatttataCTTGGAGCATTGGATCGTGACAGCATTATAAGTTTTGTACTTATAATTACCAATATAAAATGTACAACCTATTTAAGTTTATGTTTCTACAATATCATGAAATCCTTAAAAGAGAAGTCTGTTTTGAGAAAACAGGAACGGCTGTaaggaacaaaaaagagtgccgactgaaaaatttttattctgaTTAACTATTTCATGTTCTTCACTTCTACTTTAACCAGGTAATCGTACTGTGAAAATACGTTTAAAAACAGAGGTCGTGAACTAATTATGAGCAGTCGAAAGCAAACTTTGGGGGAGAAGATTACAGATGAGCTGAATAAGcccaaaaataaagatatcGACATAGAGGATGTTGGATTTAATGACAAGGTCAATGGTTTGACTAGTGAATCTTCTGGTGAAGAGGATGGatcagaaaatgaagaactAGAGACACAACATTATGTAAAGGTGTCCAAAAGTAGGCTACATACAAATCGGGTCAAACTTGGACCAAAGTATAGCGGGGAACATGCATCAAGATCGGAGATCTTTGgatctgatgatgaaatgcAAGATAGCAATAATTCAACATCGGACGATGATATTTTGGCGGATGTTACAGATTCATCCGAAGATGAGCAAACAGAGAGTGTtaacaaagaagaagaaaatgatgagCAGTTGGAGGCAAGTGATAATGAAGGAGATGacaatgaaaaatacaagagAGAACAACTTAGCCGCAttttaaataaagagaagaagctCACATTGAGTCGACTTTCGATTTCAGTGAAGCAGGATGCTTTGAAAGGATACATGATTTTGCAGCAGAGGggaatttttgataaaGTGTTAGATGCCAGGA
It includes:
- a CDS encoding uncharacterized protein (BUSCO:EOG09262VVF), with translation MVKKWIDKKKAYNFAVVHRSREDPLYYDNDANDAVLVPINNTNKKRSKKNIRLENKTELEEEVLKSEKNVRSNEGEAAFFGIPFDDSKYDYMKHLKPIKPSVNSVFIPKNATTVNKNSEGQFKLKLPQETLPSKEVKYDYQRQQGIPDEISGFKPDLNADVREALTALEDDAYLDDTQDQDDTDVFGILLNGKKQESLTLDQYNKLEEKEMQEKTDEWDLDDFNEDSGVQGEVSQGDNFDWEKDFKKFKQVQTSGKVGNGWNTDDEFDSDEGVESEEQDVVGELPNILNKESRSKSKKVKRKKGAMTDTSSYSMSSSALCRTEQLSIIDDRFDVMKKKYDRNDNDEEGEEQPFDFKNERSDFASMVDDFLDNYEQKGKRIVKKDKEVEKIRNAADTVSKSKLAQRRRRQKEKRGVFSLKGLSNDMGNLKI
- a CDS encoding uncharacterized protein (BUSCO:EOG09263H0Y), which translates into the protein MTDERKDQTLEKCGCPKEKPTSIDILSYSTSIDAYCENKLTPRKSVDSAVSSNFPSKSYHRAKYRFMRSIVNIKNVYHNVVKADFKEMFNTEFGLPEEDSSDKIPAASSGKSALSGSSELLLSYVKTPFRLEGFMLLGLTYSLIVLLKWFAVVPSRFLTYSICALRSVVKDKNVRTSLLTSNHWSSINKYKNDAIFVLLTIFSLLMLTGLDESKIYHKVKSGTSMKLYFMVGLLEIANKLLSAVGQDIIELLFRISILKLTKDKRIRFVHHALLKFVLVALLSILYLTFHSIIMVYQVMALNVAVNSYSNALLTLILSSQFSELKGSVFKRIEREGLFQLVCADLNERFMLFTMLLVISSRNMLQLVSNGASLSSLFDNLKPNSWYSDLTFSKSLNDWIGFLVGPSFVVIGSEILVDWLKHTYIIKFNKIRPRVYRKYASVLAKDYLADFEFSHSDEQDNHPITKDIPEILIKRTGLPVFTLCVVLFKMTIFPWMGFVVDSENIFLSVLLVIMILILCSFLTICFKMVLSLILAEFCKTFVSLKTSGHIKEDYFPGNPNVHLSDASDVRNEFYEAGETIPLSLEDKRKERIKKDDDDKLDSVTRFEMVGKRIW
- a CDS encoding uncharacterized protein (BUSCO:EOG09262IZO), yielding MTNEAEHFTIVVKLGSSSIVDEHTREPRIANMSLLVETLVKLRREGHRIVFVSSGAIAVGMNKLKIESKPKKLAAKQALAAIGQGELISMWDELFSHLNQTTAQVLLTRNDIMDFSQFKNAENTLKELLDMNIIPIVNENDTISAQEIKFGDNDTLSAITAGMCNADFLFLLTDVDCLYTDNPRFNPDARPVLLVKNMNSLDVNTKSAGSSVGTGGMKTKLIAADLATNAGVTTVICNSKTPQNMLKIVKYSCKEDKNLRESDKTFPIQDPQEFGVENADELTKMKESHVPMHTRFIGQPKNTIKNRQFWLLHGLKPQGALIVDLGCYRAITRHKRAGLLPAGVLAVEGTFHQMECVQIKLGFKDDQGKFDRSKGTYPIGKGRPNYSSTEIDRIKGLQSCDIGSKLEYSDSEYVVHRDNLAFPIHPDSELLSALTSCKI